A stretch of Bacillus pseudomycoides DNA encodes these proteins:
- a CDS encoding alpha/beta fold hydrolase: MFKNKKRIALFIALIVFIASVLCQAISVNNYTEVPGKIIEVNNHNMHIFATGKRENRPTIVMTAGSGTTTPFADFYPLYNKLEKENRVVVYERPGYGYSGQTEESRDIDTVVNELHLLLIESGEKPPFILVGHSMGALESIRYAQLYPNEIAGLVFIDGISPEYAQNFEMDIGMKVSWYTMNTAKNIGILRTLSLFGIMDHVFIDIPNLPKGLQELKVSMALKNTNNRNMKEELEWMSKNGKKIIKHGNLGTLPVLQFSATNNGYENWGKTQNELLKVSSRTEQIIFPSTNHYIHHEQANEINETIKSWMGEWE, translated from the coding sequence ATGTTTAAAAACAAGAAGCGTATTGCTTTGTTTATCGCGTTAATTGTTTTTATTGCCAGTGTACTGTGCCAAGCTATTTCTGTAAATAATTATACGGAAGTACCTGGTAAGATAATTGAAGTTAACAATCATAATATGCATATTTTCGCGACAGGAAAACGTGAAAATAGACCGACGATAGTTATGACAGCAGGAAGTGGAACCACTACACCGTTTGCAGATTTTTATCCACTATATAATAAGTTAGAAAAAGAAAATAGAGTAGTTGTGTATGAGCGCCCTGGTTATGGATATAGTGGACAAACAGAGGAAAGTAGAGATATTGATACAGTTGTAAACGAATTACATTTATTGTTAATAGAGTCCGGTGAGAAACCTCCCTTTATATTAGTAGGACATTCAATGGGAGCATTAGAAAGTATTCGGTATGCACAATTATATCCAAACGAAATTGCGGGATTAGTTTTTATTGATGGAATTAGTCCAGAATATGCGCAGAATTTTGAAATGGACATAGGTATGAAAGTTAGTTGGTATACAATGAATACAGCTAAAAATATCGGAATATTGCGCACGTTATCATTGTTTGGAATCATGGATCATGTATTTATAGATATCCCTAATTTACCGAAAGGATTACAGGAACTTAAAGTTTCGATGGCTCTTAAAAATACAAATAATCGAAATATGAAAGAAGAATTAGAGTGGATGAGTAAAAACGGTAAAAAGATAATAAAACATGGGAATTTAGGAACTCTGCCAGTATTACAATTTTCCGCAACAAATAATGGCTATGAAAATTGGGGAAAAACGCAGAATGAACTGTTAAAAGTATCTTCACGAACGGAACAGATTATATTTCCAAGTACAAATCATTATATTCATCATGAGCAAGCAAATGAGATCAATGAAACGATAAAGAGTTGGATGGGAGAATGGGAATGA
- a CDS encoding LTA synthase family protein: MKQLLLKSKSLLSNHFGFFIFAVVLFWLKTYAAYVTEFDLGISNTIQKFLLFFNPLSSAVLFLGLALFAKGKRSYIWLIIINLLLSIVLYSNVVYYRFFSDFITFPTLTQTNNFGDLGGSILALLHLYDPLYFLDTIILIVLVATKFVNPKPIRVAKHKLSLVFITGILIFSINLGLAESDRPELLTRTFDRNYIVKYLGAYNYTIYDGIQSMKASTERALADGDSMTGVRNYIASNYASPNPEYFGKGKGMNVIYIHLESFQNFLINYKLNGQEVTPYLNSFTKDANTLYFDNFFHQTGQGKTSDAEFMLENSMFGLPQGSVFTNKAHNTYQAAPAILGQQGYTSAVFHGNYKTFWNRDDIYKSFGFNKFFDATYYDMNDNDVVNYGLKDKPFFNESIPLLQTLKQPFYAKFITLSNHFPYPINKEEATIEPAKTGDSSVDTYFQTARYLDESVKSFMDYLKQSGLYDNSIIVMYGDHYGISDNHNAAMSQIMGKEMNSFENAQLQRVPLIIRVPGMQGGVQHQYGGEIDVLPTLLHLLGTDTKNYIQFGTDLLSTEHNQVVPFRNGNYVSPTVTALNGKYYDTNTGTPVEMTDEIKQNEKMVQQKLKFSDQVVNGDLLRFYTPEGFTPVDRSKYNYNHRDKNKTKVKTTKQEQEG; the protein is encoded by the coding sequence ATGAAACAATTATTATTAAAGAGCAAAAGTTTGTTAAGTAACCATTTTGGATTTTTTATTTTTGCCGTTGTCTTATTCTGGTTAAAAACATATGCAGCATATGTTACAGAATTTGACCTAGGGATATCAAACACAATTCAAAAATTCTTGCTATTTTTCAACCCGCTAAGCTCAGCTGTCCTATTTTTGGGACTTGCATTATTTGCAAAAGGGAAACGATCTTATATTTGGTTAATAATTATTAATTTGTTATTGTCAATTGTTTTATACTCAAACGTGGTATATTACCGCTTTTTCAGCGATTTTATTACGTTCCCGACATTAACACAAACAAATAACTTTGGAGATTTAGGCGGTAGTATTTTAGCGTTATTACACTTATATGACCCATTATATTTCTTAGACACAATAATTCTAATTGTGTTAGTTGCAACAAAGTTTGTGAACCCAAAACCAATTCGTGTTGCAAAACATAAATTGTCACTTGTATTTATTACAGGGATTTTGATTTTTAGCATCAACTTAGGTTTAGCAGAATCGGATCGTCCGGAATTACTAACAAGAACGTTTGACCGCAACTATATTGTGAAATACTTAGGTGCGTACAACTATACAATTTATGATGGCATTCAAAGTATGAAAGCATCGACAGAACGTGCTTTAGCAGATGGAGATAGTATGACAGGTGTAAGAAATTATATCGCATCGAACTATGCAAGTCCTAACCCAGAGTATTTTGGTAAGGGAAAAGGTATGAACGTCATCTACATTCATTTAGAATCGTTCCAAAACTTCTTGATTAATTACAAATTGAATGGGCAAGAGGTGACACCATATTTAAATTCATTTACGAAAGATGCGAATACATTGTATTTTGATAATTTCTTCCATCAAACAGGACAAGGTAAAACGTCTGATGCGGAGTTTATGTTAGAGAATTCAATGTTTGGATTACCACAAGGGTCTGTATTTACAAACAAAGCTCATAACACGTATCAAGCCGCACCAGCTATTTTAGGGCAACAAGGATATACATCTGCAGTATTCCATGGTAACTATAAAACATTCTGGAATCGTGATGATATTTATAAATCATTTGGTTTTAATAAATTCTTTGATGCAACATATTATGATATGAATGATAATGACGTTGTAAACTATGGCTTGAAAGATAAACCGTTCTTTAATGAGTCAATTCCGTTGTTGCAAACGTTAAAACAACCGTTTTATGCAAAATTCATTACGTTATCAAATCACTTCCCTTATCCAATTAATAAGGAAGAAGCAACGATTGAACCAGCAAAAACAGGTGATTCATCTGTAGATACGTATTTCCAAACAGCACGTTATTTAGATGAATCTGTAAAAAGCTTTATGGATTACTTGAAACAGTCCGGTTTATATGATAATTCCATTATTGTTATGTATGGAGATCATTACGGTATTTCAGATAACCATAATGCTGCAATGTCACAAATAATGGGTAAAGAAATGAACTCATTTGAAAATGCACAATTGCAACGTGTACCATTAATTATTCGTGTACCAGGTATGCAGGGAGGAGTTCAACATCAATATGGCGGAGAAATTGATGTACTTCCAACGCTGTTACATTTACTAGGTACGGATACAAAGAATTATATCCAATTTGGTACGGATTTATTATCAACTGAGCATAACCAAGTTGTTCCTTTCCGTAATGGTAACTATGTAAGTCCTACAGTTACTGCGCTTAATGGGAAGTATTATGATACAAATACAGGAACACCAGTAGAAATGACGGATGAGATTAAACAAAATGAAAAAATGGTTCAACAGAAACTTAAATTTTCTGATCAAGTAGTAAATGGAGATTTACTCCGATTCTACACACCGGAAGGGTTTACACCTGTAGATCGTTCAAAGTATAACTATAATCATCGTGATAAAAATAAAACGAAGGTAAAAACAACAAAACAAGAACAAGAAGGTTAA
- a CDS encoding DinB family protein: MKDLYLERDMNPHVAILYATVSDTFNRLINLVESVEKEELYYKGPANDENSIGQLLQHLAVVDLHWVFRLKGVQVPKLLQEKYGPMLDEKGELPNTQKDSFQELMQDYQDVQNMFYNECIKLIETDLTREVYYEKGETATIRWGIWHIADHSRYHQAHISRLRKLYR, from the coding sequence ATGAAAGATTTATATTTAGAAAGAGACATGAATCCGCACGTTGCAATATTATATGCTACTGTTAGTGACACATTTAATAGACTAATAAATTTAGTAGAAAGTGTAGAAAAAGAGGAATTGTATTATAAAGGTCCTGCTAATGATGAGAATAGCATTGGACAATTGCTTCAACATTTAGCTGTTGTAGATTTACATTGGGTATTTCGTCTGAAAGGTGTGCAAGTTCCAAAATTATTACAAGAAAAATATGGACCTATGCTTGATGAAAAAGGAGAATTACCTAATACCCAAAAAGATTCTTTTCAAGAACTCATGCAAGATTATCAAGATGTTCAAAATATGTTTTATAATGAATGTATAAAACTAATAGAAACAGATTTAACCCGCGAAGTCTATTATGAAAAAGGTGAAACAGCTACGATTAGGTGGGGGATTTGGCATATAGCTGATCATAGCCGCTATCATCAAGCTCACATAAGCCGATTACGAAAATTGTATCGATAA
- a CDS encoding nucleotidyltransferase domain-containing protein, which translates to MKAIDAAQKIIESQFPYCDVALLGGSVTRGEATKTSDLDIVILDSRLSNCYRESFFSNGWPVEVFVHNFKTYKEYFKSDCKRGRPCLPQLVSEGIILKGKEEIVTGLKQEAQQLLNEGPEKWTEELMRQKRYFITDALDDFIGATKREEELFIANQLAGLVHEYVLRVNGQWVGNSKWFIRVLRKYDESFAEEFVEAFDHFYKTGEKLKLIDFIERTLEKYGGRLFEGFSIGK; encoded by the coding sequence ATGAAGGCAATTGACGCTGCACAAAAAATCATTGAATCACAATTTCCATATTGTGATGTCGCTTTATTAGGAGGAAGTGTTACAAGGGGAGAGGCAACGAAAACTTCTGACCTTGATATTGTTATATTGGACAGTAGGCTATCAAATTGTTATCGTGAATCTTTTTTTAGCAATGGTTGGCCAGTTGAAGTGTTTGTACATAATTTTAAAACATATAAAGAATATTTTAAAAGTGACTGCAAGCGCGGGAGACCTTGTTTACCGCAATTAGTTTCGGAAGGAATTATTTTAAAAGGGAAGGAAGAAATTGTAACGGGCTTAAAGCAGGAAGCACAACAATTATTAAATGAAGGTCCTGAAAAGTGGACAGAAGAACTTATGAGACAGAAACGGTACTTTATTACGGATGCGCTAGACGATTTTATTGGTGCGACAAAGAGGGAAGAAGAATTGTTTATTGCGAATCAGTTAGCTGGTTTAGTTCATGAATATGTCCTTAGAGTAAACGGACAATGGGTGGGAAATTCTAAATGGTTTATTCGAGTGTTAAGAAAATATGATGAATCATTTGCGGAAGAGTTTGTAGAGGCTTTTGATCATTTTTATAAAACTGGGGAGAAGCTGAAACTGATTGATTTTATAGAAAGAACTTTAGAAAAATATGGCGGCAGATTGTTTGAGGGATTTTCTATAGGGAAATAA
- a CDS encoding multidrug resistance efflux transporter family protein, translating into MKAIAAGVLASFFFAFTFILNRAMDLQGGSWIWSASLRYYFMVPLLIMIVMYRGNLKQLFQYMKSNPKEWLLWSIVGFGLFYAPLSFAGAFGPGWLVASTWQITIIAGILLTPFFATNSLHKKIPMKELMMSAVILFGVLLMQVEHASSLGIRETVLCVVPVIVAAFAYPLGNRKMMQVCKGELDVFQRVLGMTLASLPFWFLLSGYEVSTNGLPSSDQVFQCFIVAISSGLIATVLFFFATDLVKDDPQKLATVEATQSGEVLFALLGELIWLSAPFPSSLSWIGMSLVVVGMILHSYVAVVMKKEEKITA; encoded by the coding sequence ATGAAAGCAATTGCAGCGGGGGTATTGGCATCGTTTTTCTTTGCCTTTACATTTATTTTAAACCGTGCGATGGACTTACAAGGGGGAAGCTGGATTTGGAGTGCATCGTTACGATATTACTTTATGGTTCCGCTACTTATCATGATTGTCATGTATAGAGGAAACTTAAAGCAACTCTTTCAATACATGAAAAGTAATCCGAAAGAGTGGTTGTTATGGAGTATTGTTGGCTTCGGTCTTTTTTATGCACCACTTAGTTTCGCTGGTGCATTTGGACCAGGATGGCTCGTTGCCTCAACATGGCAAATTACGATTATAGCAGGGATTTTATTAACACCATTCTTTGCAACAAATTCGCTACATAAAAAAATTCCAATGAAAGAATTGATGATGTCTGCTGTCATATTATTCGGTGTTCTTCTTATGCAAGTAGAACATGCGTCTTCTTTAGGGATTCGTGAAACCGTTTTATGTGTGGTTCCAGTAATAGTTGCAGCATTCGCTTATCCACTTGGAAATCGAAAAATGATGCAAGTATGTAAAGGTGAGTTAGATGTCTTTCAACGAGTTCTTGGAATGACACTAGCAAGTTTACCATTTTGGTTTTTGTTATCAGGCTATGAGGTTTCTACAAATGGATTACCATCAAGTGACCAAGTCTTTCAATGTTTCATCGTCGCAATTAGTTCTGGCTTAATTGCGACTGTATTATTTTTCTTTGCAACAGATCTTGTAAAGGATGATCCGCAGAAATTAGCAACAGTAGAAGCAACGCAGTCAGGTGAAGTTTTATTTGCATTACTAGGAGAGTTAATCTGGCTATCTGCTCCATTTCCATCATCATTATCATGGATTGGAATGAGTCTTGTTGTTGTAGGAATGATTCTGCATAGTTATGTTGCAGTTGTTATGAAAAAGGAAGAAAAGATAACAGCATAA
- a CDS encoding GNAT family N-acetyltransferase, whose amino-acid sequence MNVPVIKLRELTLDDVEDRYQWSLDKEVTKHLVVPDQYPPFTRDETKRWIEMCIHRENRYEQRAIIAEDGMHIGWVDLKNFDKTNKNAELGIAIGNKEYWGRRYGMAALYSMLQIGFYEFGLEKVWLRVDADNRKAIKSYKKAGFVCEGIMRRDRVRNGTFIDRYRFSILRDEYKNNVNFKFRVHKLSYYCI is encoded by the coding sequence ATGAATGTACCAGTTATTAAATTAAGAGAACTTACATTAGACGATGTAGAAGATCGATATCAATGGTCGTTAGATAAAGAAGTAACAAAACATTTAGTTGTCCCTGATCAATATCCACCATTTACACGTGATGAGACAAAAAGATGGATTGAAATGTGTATACACAGGGAAAATAGGTATGAACAACGAGCAATCATCGCTGAGGATGGTATGCATATTGGTTGGGTCGATTTAAAAAACTTTGATAAAACGAATAAAAATGCTGAATTAGGAATTGCGATTGGGAATAAAGAATATTGGGGACGCAGATATGGTATGGCAGCGCTATATAGCATGTTACAAATTGGATTTTATGAATTTGGTTTAGAGAAAGTGTGGTTACGTGTTGATGCAGATAACAGAAAAGCGATAAAAAGTTATAAAAAGGCTGGGTTTGTTTGTGAAGGAATTATGAGAAGAGATAGAGTACGAAATGGAACGTTTATTGATAGATATCGGTTTAGCATATTAAGAGATGAATATAAAAATAATGTAAATTTTAAATTTAGGGTACACAAATTGTCATATTATTGTATATAA
- a CDS encoding DUF5105 domain-containing protein — protein sequence MINKKVMSICFATILAAGILSGCNSKKTESKSEETKVSEVGDTSKLKDVEMTLENAEFVLPDQYAKLENDKVLKVEVTMKNKGDKSLNILPNDFALYLDDKKMKNYFGTEGNLNPGELDKGKSITGNIFFDVEDGEKYELVYTKFISDPKKDKDEKVRYKIDGKKLAEKAKDLQKPAEALNAYINAAFYDKDVEKLKTLTGEDSTQFLNDFESAFKQTMEREIGQQVNNDLLKSLLGKIKLAIQKNVKYETKVISNKNGKAKVEIKGKPIDNSALESKMQSEMMNYASTNPNATDEQIVNQVFAVYEKLLQEVTTSSIEEKAEVEMEKHGKNQWKLSSTSAGSMNRIFMK from the coding sequence TTGATTAACAAGAAAGTCATGTCTATTTGCTTTGCAACTATTTTAGCAGCAGGTATTTTAAGTGGTTGTAACTCAAAGAAGACAGAATCGAAATCCGAGGAAACAAAAGTAAGTGAAGTAGGGGATACAAGCAAATTAAAAGATGTAGAAATGACATTAGAAAATGCAGAGTTTGTCTTACCTGATCAATACGCTAAACTAGAAAATGATAAGGTATTAAAAGTAGAAGTGACAATGAAAAATAAAGGTGATAAATCATTAAATATTCTTCCAAATGATTTTGCTCTATATCTTGATGATAAGAAAATGAAAAACTATTTTGGAACAGAAGGAAACTTAAATCCAGGAGAGCTGGATAAGGGTAAGTCAATTACTGGTAATATATTTTTTGATGTAGAAGATGGAGAAAAGTATGAACTTGTGTATACAAAGTTTATATCAGATCCAAAAAAAGATAAAGATGAAAAAGTAAGATATAAGATTGATGGCAAAAAATTAGCTGAAAAGGCGAAGGACTTACAAAAGCCTGCAGAAGCGTTAAATGCCTACATAAATGCAGCGTTCTATGACAAAGATGTAGAAAAGTTAAAAACTTTAACTGGTGAAGATAGTACTCAATTTTTAAATGATTTTGAATCAGCATTTAAGCAAACAATGGAAAGAGAAATCGGTCAACAGGTGAATAACGATTTATTAAAAAGTTTATTAGGAAAAATAAAGTTAGCTATTCAAAAAAATGTAAAGTATGAAACGAAAGTAATTTCAAATAAAAATGGGAAAGCAAAGGTTGAAATTAAAGGGAAACCAATTGATAATAGTGCATTAGAATCTAAAATGCAAAGTGAAATGATGAACTATGCTTCAACAAATCCAAATGCCACAGATGAACAAATTGTTAATCAGGTATTTGCTGTTTATGAGAAATTGTTACAAGAGGTAACAACTTCTAGCATTGAAGAAAAAGCTGAGGTTGAAATGGAGAAACATGGTAAAAATCAGTGGAAATTAAGTTCTACATCTGCTGGAAGTATGAATCGTATTTTTATGAAATGA
- a CDS encoding ABC-F family ATP-binding cassette domain-containing protein: MITVSNVGLRFADRKLFDDVNIKFTPGNCYGLIGANGAGKSTFLKILSGEIDPSTGDVNITPGERLAVLKQNHFEYEEFPVLETVIMGHTRLYKVMQEKNAIYMKEDFSDEDGMRAAELEGEFAELNGWEAESEAAILLKGLGIGEDVHDKKLSELTGAEKVKVLLAQALFGQPDILLLDEPTNHLDLKAIQWLENFLMNFENTVIVVSHDRHFLNKVCTHMADLDFGKIQLYVGNYDFWYESSQLALKLTQDANKKKEEKVKELQNFIARFSSNASKAKQATSRKKLLDKITLDDIKPSSRRYPFVGFTPEREVGNDLLTVEGLSKTIDGEKVLDNVYFTLNKGDKVAFIGRNDIAMTTLFKILMGEMEPDSGSFKWGVTTSQAYFPRDNSKYFENSEYNLVEWLRQFSPQDETESFLRGFLGRMLFSGEEVKKNVSVLSGGEKVRCMLSKMMLSGANVLTLDDPTNHLDLESITALNNGLIAFKGTLLFTSHDHQFVQTIANRIIEVTPNGVIDKEATYDEFLENVELQKQVDTMYNKK, translated from the coding sequence ATGATTACAGTTAGTAACGTAGGATTGCGCTTTGCGGACAGAAAATTATTTGATGATGTTAACATAAAATTCACACCAGGTAACTGCTACGGTTTAATCGGAGCAAACGGTGCTGGTAAATCAACATTTCTAAAGATTTTATCTGGAGAAATTGACCCATCAACAGGCGATGTAAATATTACGCCAGGTGAGCGTTTAGCAGTATTAAAACAGAACCACTTTGAATACGAAGAGTTTCCTGTATTAGAAACAGTAATTATGGGTCACACACGTCTTTACAAAGTAATGCAAGAAAAAAATGCAATTTACATGAAAGAAGATTTCAGTGATGAAGACGGTATGCGTGCTGCAGAACTTGAAGGTGAGTTTGCTGAGCTAAACGGTTGGGAAGCTGAATCTGAAGCGGCAATTCTTTTAAAAGGTCTAGGCATTGGAGAAGACGTTCATGACAAAAAATTGTCAGAGTTAACAGGGGCAGAGAAAGTAAAAGTATTACTTGCTCAAGCTTTATTTGGTCAACCTGACATTTTATTACTTGATGAGCCTACCAACCATTTAGACTTAAAAGCGATTCAATGGTTAGAGAACTTCTTAATGAACTTTGAAAATACAGTTATCGTTGTATCCCATGACCGTCACTTCTTAAATAAAGTATGTACGCACATGGCGGATCTTGATTTCGGTAAAATTCAATTATATGTTGGTAACTATGACTTCTGGTATGAATCAAGCCAGTTAGCATTGAAACTAACACAAGATGCAAATAAGAAAAAAGAAGAGAAAGTAAAAGAGTTACAAAACTTCATCGCACGCTTTAGTTCAAACGCATCTAAAGCGAAGCAAGCGACTTCTCGTAAAAAATTATTAGATAAAATTACATTAGATGATATTAAACCATCATCACGCCGTTATCCATTCGTTGGCTTCACACCAGAGCGTGAAGTAGGAAATGACTTATTAACTGTAGAAGGTCTTTCAAAAACGATTGATGGAGAAAAAGTGTTAGATAATGTGTACTTCACATTAAATAAAGGTGATAAAGTTGCATTTATCGGACGCAATGATATTGCAATGACAACATTATTTAAAATTCTTATGGGTGAAATGGAGCCAGATAGCGGTTCATTTAAGTGGGGTGTTACAACATCTCAAGCTTACTTCCCAAGAGATAACTCTAAGTACTTCGAGAACAGTGAATATAACTTAGTTGAATGGTTACGTCAGTTCTCTCCACAAGATGAAACAGAAAGTTTCTTACGTGGTTTCTTAGGTCGTATGCTATTCTCTGGTGAAGAAGTAAAGAAAAATGTTTCTGTATTGTCAGGTGGAGAAAAAGTTCGTTGTATGCTTTCTAAAATGATGTTAAGCGGAGCAAACGTATTAACACTTGATGATCCAACGAACCATTTAGACCTTGAGTCTATCACAGCATTAAACAACGGTTTAATCGCATTTAAAGGAACATTACTATTTACATCTCATGACCATCAGTTCGTACAAACAATTGCAAATCGTATTATCGAAGTGACGCCAAACGGTGTAATCGATAAAGAAGCAACATACGATGAGTTCTTAGAAAATGTAGAACTTCAAAAGCAAGTAGATACAATGTATAACAAAAAATAA
- a CDS encoding peptidoglycan-N-acetylglucosamine deacetylase, whose product MHNRIRMTTLVKRALLICVGVLFLYEAVYGSTHIALASTEDETKSVQLVSEIQTALAPKEAPKQYNGQVRKVAYLTFDDGPGKYTAELLDMLKKEDAKATFFLIGANVKAFPDLVKREDAEGHYVGMHSMTHNYKKLYTEGHYVDEMKEDQGLIAGVIGKSPILTRPSYGSMPGLNEALRNKVVENGLKVWDWTIDSLDWRYNKMPVDAASAQIAQNVLAGATNPTEVILMHDIHPQSVKAVPAIIKGLKERGYELESYQEDEHFPLNFWHDKRI is encoded by the coding sequence ATGCACAATAGAATTCGGATGACAACTTTAGTAAAGAGAGCATTGTTGATTTGCGTCGGGGTATTGTTTTTATACGAAGCAGTTTATGGATCAACTCATATTGCTTTAGCAAGTACGGAAGATGAAACGAAATCCGTTCAGCTTGTAAGTGAAATTCAAACTGCTCTAGCTCCAAAAGAAGCTCCAAAGCAATATAACGGGCAAGTCAGAAAAGTTGCTTACTTAACATTTGACGATGGTCCTGGAAAATATACTGCTGAGCTGTTAGATATGTTAAAAAAAGAAGATGCGAAAGCTACATTTTTCCTAATTGGAGCAAATGTTAAAGCATTCCCTGATCTTGTAAAACGCGAAGACGCTGAAGGTCATTATGTTGGTATGCATAGTATGACACATAACTACAAAAAGCTTTATACAGAAGGACATTATGTAGATGAAATGAAAGAAGACCAAGGCTTAATCGCTGGGGTTATTGGGAAATCACCAATATTAACTCGTCCGTCTTACGGATCAATGCCAGGATTAAACGAAGCACTTCGTAACAAGGTTGTAGAAAATGGCTTGAAAGTTTGGGACTGGACAATTGACTCTTTAGACTGGAGATATAATAAGATGCCAGTCGATGCTGCCTCAGCGCAAATTGCGCAAAATGTTCTTGCTGGTGCGACAAATCCAACAGAAGTTATTTTAATGCACGATATTCACCCGCAATCAGTAAAAGCTGTGCCGGCAATCATTAAAGGCCTAAAAGAAAGAGGTTATGAACTGGAAAGCTATCAGGAAGATGAACATTTCCCGTTAAACTTCTGGCACGATAAGCGTATATAA
- a CDS encoding GNAT family N-acetyltransferase, which yields MIRILSDLNAVQYWDLRLQALRVNPDAFVTTYEEAMQKENPVEEVAQNLNSKTSYTFGAFNNEDRLLGVVTLLTEQKAAYKHKGHLVAMYVDHQSRGNGLAKGLIRALIEKARELKIEQISLGVVADNEAAKKLYQSMGFTTYGIEKKALKMNGIYRDDEHMVLFL from the coding sequence ATGATTCGAATTTTATCTGACCTTAATGCAGTACAATATTGGGATTTACGTTTGCAAGCATTACGAGTAAATCCAGACGCATTTGTGACAACATATGAAGAAGCGATGCAAAAGGAAAATCCCGTGGAGGAAGTTGCTCAAAATTTAAATTCAAAAACTAGTTACACATTTGGAGCTTTTAATAACGAAGATCGACTGCTAGGTGTAGTAACGTTACTGACAGAGCAAAAAGCAGCCTATAAACATAAAGGACATCTTGTTGCCATGTATGTAGATCATCAAAGTAGAGGGAATGGTTTAGCAAAAGGTTTAATTCGAGCGCTAATTGAAAAAGCAAGAGAATTAAAAATAGAGCAAATTAGTTTAGGGGTTGTTGCAGATAATGAAGCAGCAAAAAAACTGTATCAATCAATGGGGTTTACAACGTATGGTATAGAGAAAAAAGCACTAAAAATGAACGGTATATATCGCGATGACGAACATATGGTTTTATTTCTCTAA